A genomic segment from Glycine soja cultivar W05 chromosome 20, ASM419377v2, whole genome shotgun sequence encodes:
- the LOC114401301 gene encoding chaperone protein dnaJ 50-like, translating into MDLPPAPIRWRATAIPFFVAVLFVSTISPSRAIYCDEDDCYDLLGVSQSANASEIKKAYYKLSLKYHPDKNPDPESRKLFVKVANAYEILKDEATREQYDYAIAHPEEVFYNTARYYRAYYGHKTDPRAVLVGLLLILSGFQYLNQSTRYNQAVAMVKKTPAYKNKLRALELERSGGVTNKKKSQKNMDKKTEEDLSKELDLQITGAEMASVWKLLGVRFVLLPYTLGKLLLWTACWFWRYKVKKYPYSWEDASYLTQRSLSIPLDRWRNIDEATKEDLVLRRLWEKSNLESYVAEMRKESKRRR; encoded by the exons ATGGATCTGCCGCCGGCACCGATCCGGTGGCGCGCAACCGCAATCCCATTCTTTGTGGCGGTTCTCTTTGTATCCACCATCTCCCCTTCGCGCGCAATCTACTGCGACGAAGATGATTGCTACGATCTACTTGG GGTTTCTCAAAGTGCCAATGCTTCCGAAATTAAAAAAGCTTACTACAAGCTCTCCTTGAAGTA TCACCCAGATAAAAACCCTGATCCGGAATCGCGAAAGCTGTTTGTAAAAGTCGCCAATGCTTATGAG ATTTTGAAGGATGAGGCCACGCGAGAACAATATGATTATGCAATTGCACATCCGGAGGAG gtgtTTTATAATACTGCACGCTACTATCGGGCTTACTATGGTCACAAGACG GATCCCCGTGCTGTGTTGGTTGgccttcttcttattctttcaGGTTTTCAATATCTAAATCAATCAACAAGGTATAATCAG GCTGTAGCTATGGTCAAGAAGACACctgcatataaaaataaactaaggGCATTGGAACTTGAACGCAGTGGAGGGGTTACAAACAAGAAGAAGAGTCAGAAGAATATGGACAA GAAAACAGAGGAAGACCTTAGTAAAGAACTCGATCTGCAGATAACCGGAGCTGAAATGGCCTCTGTATGGAAACTTCTTGGCGTCCGCTTTGTTCTATTACCATATACCTTAGGCAAG CTGCTGTTGTGGACTGCCTGTTGGTTTTGGAGATACAAAGTGAAAAAGTACCCTTATTCTTGGGAAGATGCTTCTTATCTGACACAAAGATCCCTCAGTATTCCTCTCGATAGGTGGAGAAATATAG ATGAAGCAACAAAGGAAGATCTTGTGCTCAGACGCTTGTGGGAGAAATCGAATCTGGAGAGCTATGTAGCAGAGATGCGGAAAGAATCGAAGCGCAGAAGATAG
- the LOC114402118 gene encoding uncharacterized protein LOC114402118, translating into MDLSLVMENDKTLCMEVGFFDSFQEIKEKIEKFTGIPTYRQTLLFNGQVLRNEAIIFNTDISEASRVHFLLDADFGNHHDEITDMHIPSGEELEELMRWNPDGSVTPMTVTENALPPRNPEFTPSPPPPLHETEITPGGSVSDERSPKE; encoded by the coding sequence ATGGATCTGAGTCTTGTGATGGAGAATGATAAAACACTGTGTATGGAAGTGGGGTTCTTTGACTCTTTTcaagaaatcaaagaaaagaTAGAGAAGTTCACGGGCATTCCCACTTACAGGCAAACGCTACTCTTCAACGGCCAAGTTCTTCGAAACGAGGCCATCATCTTCAACACCGACATCAGTGAAGCCTCTCGCGTTCATTTCCTTCTTGATGCGGATTTCGGCAACCACCATGACGAGATTACGGACATGCACATACCAAGCGGAGAGGAGTTAGAAGAGTTGATGCGGTGGAATCCAGACGGGAGCGTGACACCGATGACGGTCACAGAGAACGCGTTGCCGCCGCGGAATCCAGAGTTTACACCGTCTCCGCCACCACCGCTGCATGAAACAGAAATTACACCGGGAGGATCTGTTTCTGATGAACGGAGCCCTAAAGAAtag
- the LOC114402119 gene encoding uncharacterized protein LOC114402119, which produces MEIKFQIQRGHSFNLEIDPSETIRDVKEKVLNSQNIPIARQIILYHYELLPDDLIVSQCDLQHGGCLVLQISHDPAAPSPMSDSDSDFLPQSQPTRDMQMSKLIPNPYDPLGKRPMTLDISSASNKKVEEKLEESRSRIVTLSLKAHKYWTHRFPMEANLDETVLKLKKYILADLRILAGFEMDNVPVERMVLHSHSTGVELLDHQLLRDCAVSDNHEIDLSLKEP; this is translated from the coding sequence ATGGAGATTAAGTTTCAGATCCAGAGAGGGCACTCGTTCAATCTTGAAATTGATCCCTCCGAAACAATCCGCGATGTCAAAGAGAAGGTGCTTAACTCCCAGAACATTCCCATTGCCCGCCAAATCATCCTCTACCATTACGAACTTCTCCCAGACGATTTGATCGTTTCGCAATGCGATCTCCAGCATGGCGGCTGCCTTGTCCTCCAAATCAGCCACGATCCTGCAGCACCGTCGCCCATGTCTGACTCAGACTCAGACTTTCTCCCGCAATCGCAGCCAACGCGGGACATGCAGATGTCCAAGCTGATTCCGAATCCATACGATCCGTTAGGTAAGCGGCCGATGACTCTAGATATTTCATCCGCGTCAAATAAAAAGGTTGAGGAGAAATTGGAAGAGTCACGCTCACGGATTGTGACGCTGAGCTTGAAGGCGCATAAATACTGGACTCATCGTTTTCCTATGGAAGCGAACTTGGACGAGACCGTTCTGAAGCTGAAGAAGTACATTCTTGCAGATCTGAGAATTCTTGCAGGCTTTGAGATGGACAATGTGCCAGTAGAGAGGATGGTGCTGCACTCGCATTCAACGGGTGTGGAACTGCTTGACCATCAGCTTCTTCGAGATTGTGCGGTTTCAGATAATCATGAGATCGACCTCTCCCTCAAGGAACCCTAG